The following proteins are encoded in a genomic region of Nitratireductor sp. GISD-1A_MAKvit:
- a CDS encoding nitrite/sulfite reductase — protein MYRYDEFDQAFVKARVAEFTDQVARRLSGELTEDQFKPLRLMNGVYLQLHAYMLRIAIPYGSLSPRQMRKLAHIARTYDKGYGHFTTRQNLQFHWPKLVDIPRILEELAEVEMHAIQTSGNCIRNVTADHFAGAAADEVADPRPYAEILRQWSSLHPEFSYLPRKFKIAVTGAARDRAAIEVHDIGLHLKKNDRGELGFAVFVGGGLGRTPMVAKKIRDFLPEQDLLSYVTAILRVYNLSGRRDNKYKARIKILVHETGTEELKAQVEKEFDELRESELKLPEADIRAIETYFAPPKLKARPEGDAAVSRAVKADPGFADWLRRNAHTHRNPDYACVTVSLKGIGEVPGDATDAQMDAIADLAEQYGNDEIRVSHEQNLILPHVARADLPAVHAALVEIGLATSNAGLITDIIACPGLDYCALANARSIPVAQEISERFASQTRQDEIGDLQIKISGCINACGHHHVGHIGILGVEKKGAELYQVTLGGSAREGSTIGEIIGRGFAPDEITDAVETIVDTYLAQRESREESFLDAYRRLGPAPFKEALYGHEAKAA, from the coding sequence ATGTATCGTTACGACGAATTCGACCAAGCCTTCGTGAAAGCCCGCGTTGCGGAGTTCACCGACCAGGTGGCGCGTCGCCTGTCAGGCGAACTGACGGAGGATCAGTTCAAGCCGCTCCGGCTGATGAACGGCGTCTATCTTCAGCTACACGCCTATATGCTGCGGATCGCCATCCCCTATGGCTCCCTCTCGCCGCGCCAGATGCGCAAGCTCGCCCATATCGCGCGCACCTATGACAAGGGCTATGGGCACTTCACCACGCGGCAGAACCTGCAGTTTCACTGGCCGAAGCTGGTCGACATTCCGCGCATTCTGGAAGAGCTGGCCGAGGTGGAGATGCATGCCATCCAGACCTCCGGCAACTGCATACGCAATGTGACAGCAGACCATTTTGCCGGGGCGGCGGCGGACGAAGTGGCGGACCCCCGCCCCTATGCGGAAATCCTGCGGCAATGGTCATCGCTGCATCCGGAGTTTTCGTATCTGCCGCGCAAGTTCAAGATTGCCGTGACGGGTGCTGCGCGCGACCGCGCGGCCATCGAAGTGCACGATATCGGCCTGCATTTGAAAAAGAACGACAGAGGCGAGCTCGGCTTTGCCGTCTTTGTCGGCGGCGGTCTCGGCCGCACCCCCATGGTGGCCAAGAAGATCCGCGATTTCCTGCCCGAACAGGACCTGCTCTCCTATGTGACGGCGATCCTGCGTGTCTACAATCTGAGCGGACGCCGCGACAACAAATACAAGGCCCGGATCAAGATCCTCGTGCACGAGACCGGCACGGAAGAGCTGAAGGCGCAGGTGGAAAAGGAGTTCGACGAGCTCCGCGAAAGCGAGCTGAAACTGCCCGAGGCCGACATCCGCGCCATCGAAACCTATTTCGCGCCGCCGAAGCTGAAGGCGCGTCCGGAAGGCGACGCGGCGGTGAGCAGGGCTGTGAAGGCCGATCCGGGTTTTGCCGACTGGCTGCGCCGCAATGCGCATACGCACCGCAACCCCGACTATGCCTGCGTGACCGTATCGCTGAAGGGGATCGGCGAGGTGCCGGGCGATGCGACCGACGCACAGATGGACGCGATTGCCGACCTTGCAGAGCAGTATGGCAATGACGAAATCCGCGTCAGCCATGAACAGAACCTGATCCTGCCGCATGTGGCGCGGGCCGACCTGCCGGCAGTGCATGCCGCCCTTGTGGAGATCGGGCTGGCAACGTCCAATGCCGGCCTCATCACCGACATCATCGCCTGCCCCGGGCTCGATTACTGCGCGCTTGCCAATGCCCGCTCCATTCCGGTGGCGCAGGAGATTTCTGAACGGTTTGCCTCTCAGACCCGGCAGGACGAAATCGGCGATTTGCAGATCAAGATTTCCGGCTGCATCAATGCCTGCGGGCATCACCATGTGGGCCATATCGGCATTCTGGGCGTCGAGAAGAAGGGCGCCGAGCTTTATCAGGTTACCCTTGGCGGTTCGGCGCGCGAAGGCTCGACCATTGGCGAGATCATCGGGCGCGGCTTTGCACCCGATGAAATCACGGATGCGGTCGAGACCATTGTCGACACCTATCTGGCGCAACGTGAAAGCCGCGAAGAGAGCTTTCTCGACGCCTATCGCAGGCTTGGCCCCGCACCATTCAAGGAGGCCCTTTATGGCCACGAAGCCAAGGCAGCTTGA
- a CDS encoding cis-3-hydroxy-L-proline dehydratase: MKITAIRAYQVDLPLKEGRYSWSNGNFVEVFDSTVVAIETDEGLTGYAECCPLGSAYLPSYARGVRAGLEEIAPTLIGLDPTNLGLVNRTMDAALNGHPYVKAPLDIACWDLLGKASGLPLVTLLGGSAQDEVRLYRAISQEDPEQMAKKIAGYKAEGYTKFQLKVGGNADDDIARIRACRDILDDTDILVADANTGWTRHEAARVVDAVADLDVYIEQPCPTYDECLSIRRRTAKPFVMDENITGLDTLVRGLADDAFDVINLKISKVGGLSKARTMRDVCVAHGIPMTIEDTWGGDIVTAAIAHLAQSTPSDFVFSATDFNSYGTKTIAANAPKRVNGGMKAPSGPGLGIEPDFEALGAPVLSFGEGV; encoded by the coding sequence ATGAAAATCACAGCTATCCGCGCCTATCAGGTCGATCTGCCGCTGAAGGAAGGCCGCTATTCCTGGTCGAACGGAAATTTTGTCGAGGTCTTCGATTCCACCGTCGTTGCCATCGAGACGGATGAAGGCCTTACCGGCTATGCCGAATGCTGCCCGCTGGGTTCGGCCTATCTGCCGTCCTATGCGCGCGGCGTGCGGGCCGGGCTTGAGGAAATCGCACCAACGCTGATCGGCCTCGACCCCACCAATCTCGGTCTCGTCAATCGCACCATGGATGCGGCACTCAACGGGCATCCCTATGTAAAGGCTCCGCTCGACATTGCGTGCTGGGATCTTCTCGGCAAGGCGAGCGGCTTGCCACTCGTCACGCTTCTTGGCGGCAGCGCGCAGGATGAAGTGCGCCTCTACCGCGCCATTTCGCAGGAAGATCCGGAGCAGATGGCGAAGAAGATTGCCGGTTACAAGGCCGAGGGCTACACCAAGTTCCAGCTCAAGGTCGGCGGCAATGCGGATGACGACATTGCCCGCATCCGCGCCTGCCGCGATATCCTCGACGATACGGACATTCTCGTTGCCGACGCCAACACCGGCTGGACCCGCCATGAAGCGGCACGTGTGGTCGATGCGGTGGCCGATCTCGATGTCTATATCGAGCAGCCATGCCCCACTTATGATGAATGCCTGTCGATCCGCCGGCGCACGGCAAAGCCTTTCGTCATGGATGAAAACATCACCGGTCTCGATACGCTCGTGCGCGGTCTGGCCGACGATGCTTTCGACGTCATCAACCTGAAAATCTCCAAGGTCGGCGGTCTGTCGAAGGCGCGCACCATGCGCGATGTCTGCGTGGCACACGGCATTCCCATGACCATTGAAGACACGTGGGGCGGCGACATCGTCACCGCCGCGATTGCCCATCTGGCACAGTCGACGCCGTCCGATTTCGTCTTCTCGGCAACGGATTTCAATTCCTATGGCACCAAAACCATCGCCGCCAACGCGCCGAAACGCGTCAATGGCGGCATGAAGGCGCCCTCAGGACCGGGGCTTGGCATCGAGCCCGATTTCGAGGCGCTCGGCGCGCCGGTTCTTTCGTTTGGTGAAGGAGTTTGA
- a CDS encoding DUF934 domain-containing protein, whose translation MSTSDIRLWSPEGFRENRWHRAEDAAALKEGGYVILPLAVFLELDDETREGAAERIGVELQPGDALDALLPHLRHLPLVALAFPAFNDGRSYSKAELLRTRHGYRGEIRATGDVLIDQVAHMFRVGFSTLEIVNPYTISQLEAGKEAGIPLYYQPAAKAAAAPGSYAWRRVSA comes from the coding sequence ATGAGCACATCAGACATCCGCCTCTGGTCTCCCGAAGGCTTCCGCGAAAACCGCTGGCACAGGGCCGAGGATGCCGCCGCGCTCAAAGAGGGCGGGTATGTGATCCTGCCGCTCGCGGTTTTTCTCGAACTCGATGATGAGACGCGCGAAGGTGCTGCGGAGCGTATTGGCGTCGAGCTTCAGCCGGGCGATGCGCTCGACGCGCTGTTGCCGCATCTCAGACATCTGCCGCTGGTGGCGCTTGCTTTCCCCGCCTTCAACGATGGGCGCAGCTATTCAAAGGCGGAACTCCTGCGCACCCGCCACGGGTATCGTGGGGAAATCCGGGCAACCGGCGACGTGCTGATCGACCAGGTCGCGCATATGTTCCGGGTGGGGTTCTCAACGCTGGAGATCGTCAACCCGTACACGATCAGCCAGCTTGAGGCCGGAAAGGAAGCGGGCATTCCGCTTTACTATCAGCCTGCAGCGAAGGCGGCCGCCGCGCCCGGATCCTATGCCTGGCGGCGTGTTTCTGCCTGA
- a CDS encoding phosphoadenylyl-sulfate reductase gives MATKPRQLDRDFAANGGATELADALNLRYGHLPAEEIIAVAIDLFEGAGGISATSSFGADSAALLHLIAEAEPGLPITFLDTGQHFGETLQYRDQLAADLGLTNIVIVKPLDDALNADDPDGILHRSDTERCCAIRKVEPMARAVAPYRAWFTGRKRGQASTRAEMPVFEAVGPRIRVNPLARWTTEDQADYMRRHDLRQNPLVAFGYLSIGCFPCTSPVKPGEDARSGRWVGQAKTECGIHLPGLEAALPSASG, from the coding sequence ATGGCCACGAAGCCAAGGCAGCTTGATCGCGATTTCGCCGCAAATGGCGGTGCGACCGAACTCGCGGATGCGCTGAACCTGCGCTACGGGCATCTGCCGGCGGAAGAGATCATTGCCGTGGCAATCGATCTGTTTGAAGGTGCCGGGGGCATTTCGGCAACATCCTCGTTCGGGGCGGATTCGGCGGCTCTTCTGCATTTGATCGCCGAAGCGGAGCCTGGCCTGCCGATCACGTTTCTCGACACCGGCCAGCACTTTGGCGAGACGCTGCAATATCGCGACCAGCTTGCGGCAGATCTGGGTCTTACCAACATTGTGATCGTGAAGCCGCTCGATGATGCGCTCAATGCTGACGATCCCGACGGCATTCTGCACCGGAGCGATACGGAGCGCTGCTGCGCGATCCGCAAGGTGGAGCCCATGGCCCGCGCCGTCGCTCCCTATCGCGCGTGGTTTACCGGGCGCAAGCGCGGGCAGGCCTCGACACGGGCGGAAATGCCGGTGTTCGAGGCCGTCGGCCCGCGCATCCGCGTCAATCCGCTGGCACGGTGGACGACCGAGGATCAGGCCGACTATATGCGCCGGCACGATCTGCGCCAGAACCCGCTTGTGGCTTTCGGCTATCTGTCGATCGGCTGCTTCCCCTGCACGAGCCCGGTCAAGCCCGGCGAAGACGCGCGCTCCGGCCGCTGGGTCGGACAGGCGAAGACAGAATGCGGCATTCATCTGCCCGGCCTTGAAGCTGCGCTTCCTTCGGCTTCGGGATAG
- a CDS encoding GntR family transcriptional regulator, which translates to MKLKSIDVRQTASATDLVFEALRKAIVEGELSEGEHLRQDHIARMFNTSRIPVREALQRLEQDGLVTTQRYKGTVVAALSASEISEIFDFRALLESEVIRLAVPRLTPLHLKTARTHLEAFSAETEPARLGEANRNFHYCLYETADRPYHLQIIRTSLDRVDRYLRAQLSLTGGQKRAHDEHLKIFKACEDGAADEASRLTRAHILDAGRSLLNFLEKRRG; encoded by the coding sequence ATGAAGCTGAAAAGCATTGATGTAAGACAGACAGCATCTGCGACCGATCTGGTGTTCGAGGCTTTGCGAAAAGCGATTGTGGAAGGCGAACTCTCCGAAGGCGAGCATCTTCGCCAGGATCACATCGCCCGAATGTTCAACACGAGCCGCATACCCGTTCGTGAGGCGCTACAGCGACTGGAACAGGATGGGCTTGTAACCACACAGCGCTACAAGGGCACCGTGGTAGCAGCACTCTCCGCTTCCGAAATCAGCGAGATATTCGACTTTCGTGCACTTCTGGAGAGCGAGGTGATCCGGCTTGCGGTGCCGCGTCTCACACCCCTGCATCTGAAAACGGCCCGAACCCATCTGGAAGCATTTTCAGCGGAAACGGAACCCGCCCGGCTTGGTGAGGCGAACCGGAATTTCCACTACTGTCTCTATGAGACGGCCGATCGCCCCTATCATCTTCAGATCATCCGAACGTCACTCGACCGGGTGGACCGATATCTGCGCGCGCAGCTTAGCCTGACGGGCGGCCAGAAGCGCGCTCATGACGAGCATCTCAAAATTTTCAAAGCCTGTGAGGATGGCGCTGCGGATGAGGCCTCTCGTCTCACCCGAGCGCACATTCTCGATGCCGGCCGCTCACTCCTGAACTTTCTGGAGAAGCGACGCGGCTGA
- a CDS encoding proline racemase family protein, which yields MRSSRAIHIVSCHAEGEVGDVIVGGVLPPPGDTLWEQRNFIASDGKLRNFVLNEPRGGVFRHVNLLVPPKNPAADMGFIIMEPEDTPPMSGSNSICVATVLLDTGIVPMTEPETKIVLEAPGGLVHVVAECRNGKAERIRVTNVPSFADRLDAPLEVAGLGTLTVDTAYGGDSFVIADAAALGFSVTPDEARDLAETGAKITRAANEQLGFSHPENPEWDHISFCQLALPVEKTADGLMGRNTVVIRPAKLDRSPTGTGCSARMAVLHARGHMKPGDRFTGVSVLGSRFECRIAGETRAGNKPAIIPEIAGRGWVTGTHQLMLDPADPWPEGYRISDTWVDI from the coding sequence GTGCGTTCCAGCCGAGCCATTCACATCGTCTCCTGCCATGCCGAGGGCGAGGTGGGCGACGTCATTGTCGGTGGCGTCCTGCCGCCGCCGGGCGATACGCTGTGGGAGCAGCGCAATTTCATCGCCAGCGACGGCAAGCTGCGCAACTTTGTGCTCAATGAGCCGCGCGGCGGCGTCTTCCGCCATGTCAATCTACTCGTCCCGCCGAAAAACCCCGCAGCGGATATGGGCTTTATCATCATGGAGCCGGAAGACACGCCGCCCATGTCGGGTTCCAACTCCATCTGCGTCGCCACAGTGCTCCTCGACACGGGCATCGTGCCCATGACCGAGCCCGAGACGAAAATCGTACTGGAAGCGCCGGGCGGTCTCGTTCACGTGGTCGCCGAATGCCGCAATGGCAAGGCCGAGCGTATCCGCGTCACCAATGTGCCCTCCTTCGCCGACCGTCTGGACGCGCCTCTCGAGGTTGCGGGTCTCGGCACGCTGACGGTCGATACCGCCTATGGCGGCGACAGTTTCGTCATCGCCGATGCCGCCGCCCTCGGCTTCTCCGTCACGCCCGATGAAGCCCGCGATCTGGCCGAAACCGGGGCAAAGATCACACGGGCTGCCAATGAGCAGCTTGGCTTCTCCCATCCTGAAAATCCGGAATGGGATCACATCTCCTTCTGCCAGCTCGCCCTGCCGGTGGAAAAAACGGCCGATGGTCTCATGGGGCGCAACACGGTGGTCATCCGTCCGGCAAAGCTCGACCGCTCGCCCACCGGCACCGGCTGTTCCGCCCGCATGGCCGTGCTACACGCACGAGGCCACATGAAACCGGGCGACCGTTTCACGGGTGTGTCCGTGCTCGGCTCGCGTTTCGAGTGCCGCATTGCGGGAGAAACCCGCGCAGGCAATAAGCCGGCTATCATTCCGGAGATCGCTGGCCGTGGCTGGGTCACAGGCACGCACCAATTGATGCTCGACCCTGCCGATCCATGGCCCGAGGGATATCGAATTTCCGACACCTGGGTCGATATTTAA
- the rpsU gene encoding 30S ribosomal protein S21, with protein MQVIVRDNNVDQALKVLKKKMQREGVFREMKSRRSYEKPSEKRARQRAEAVRRARKLARKQAQREGLLPKKRRAA; from the coding sequence TTGCAGGTTATCGTTCGCGACAACAATGTCGATCAGGCCCTTAAAGTGCTCAAGAAGAAGATGCAGCGCGAGGGTGTTTTCCGGGAGATGAAATCCCGCCGTTCTTATGAAAAGCCGTCGGAAAAGCGCGCACGCCAGCGTGCCGAAGCTGTCCGTCGTGCACGCAAGCTGGCCCGCAAGCAGGCCCAGCGCGAAGGCCTTCTGCCGAAGAAGCGCCGCGCAGCCTAA
- a CDS encoding 4-hydroxyproline epimerase — MAVSTFTCIDGHTCGNPVRVVAGGGPQLQGSTMLERRAHFLAEYDWIRTGLMFEPRGHDMMSGSILYPPTREDCDIGILFIETSGCLPMCGHGTIGTITIGIENGLIRPREPGVVRLDTPAGLVVAEYEQNDRFVEKVRLTNVPAFVHSTGLTAEVEGLGEITVDVAYGGNFYAIVEPQAAFEDMANHTAGELIGWSPKLRAALNAKYDFVHPEKPDIRGLSHILWTGRPMQPQAHARNAVFYGDKAIDRSPCGTGTSARMAHWHARGLLKPGDDFVHESIIGSMFEGRVEAETQIAGKPAIVPSVAGWARVTGYNTIMIDDRDPYAHGFVVV, encoded by the coding sequence ATGGCGGTCAGCACTTTCACCTGTATCGACGGACACACCTGCGGAAACCCCGTGCGGGTCGTGGCCGGTGGCGGTCCGCAGCTCCAGGGCTCCACAATGCTGGAGCGTCGCGCGCACTTCCTCGCCGAGTATGACTGGATCCGCACCGGCCTGATGTTCGAGCCGCGCGGCCACGACATGATGTCCGGCTCCATCCTCTATCCGCCCACGCGGGAGGATTGCGATATCGGCATCCTCTTCATCGAAACGTCCGGCTGCCTGCCCATGTGCGGGCATGGCACCATCGGCACCATCACCATCGGCATCGAGAATGGCCTCATCCGTCCGCGCGAGCCCGGTGTGGTGCGCCTCGATACGCCGGCGGGTCTCGTCGTCGCGGAATATGAGCAGAACGACCGTTTTGTCGAAAAGGTGCGCCTCACCAATGTGCCTGCCTTCGTGCATTCCACCGGGCTGACCGCAGAGGTCGAGGGGCTGGGCGAAATCACGGTCGATGTCGCCTATGGCGGCAATTTCTACGCCATCGTCGAGCCGCAGGCGGCCTTCGAGGATATGGCAAATCATACGGCGGGCGAGCTCATCGGCTGGAGCCCGAAACTGCGCGCAGCCCTCAACGCGAAATACGATTTCGTCCATCCAGAAAAGCCCGACATCAGGGGGTTGAGCCACATTCTGTGGACCGGCCGTCCCATGCAGCCGCAAGCGCATGCCCGCAATGCGGTGTTTTATGGAGACAAGGCGATCGACCGCTCGCCCTGTGGTACGGGCACCTCCGCCCGCATGGCGCACTGGCATGCCAGGGGGCTTTTGAAACCCGGCGATGATTTCGTCCATGAAAGCATCATTGGTTCCATGTTCGAGGGCCGTGTGGAGGCCGAAACGCAAATTGCCGGCAAACCCGCCATCGTGCCTTCGGTCGCCGGCTGGGCGCGCGTCACGGGCTACAATACGATCATGATCGACGACCGCGATCCTTATGCCCACGGCTTTGTTGTCGTCTAA
- a CDS encoding aldehyde dehydrogenase family protein, giving the protein MATSEARTYHFKNHIAGEWIEGDSQVENINPSDTRDVVGLAARSGAADLDRAIDAAHDAAPGWARSTPQQRFDVLDAVGNEIIARKDELGHLLSREEGKTLAEGIGEVVRAGQVFKFFAGEAVRLPGERLDSIRPGVEVDMRREPMGVIGMITPWNFPIAIPAWKIAPALAYGNAVVLKPAELVPGSAWALAEILSRSGLPEGVFNMVAGRGSELGPRMIENPKVRAISFTGSVPTGRGIAAACGEHLKKVQLEMGGKNPLVVLDDADLDVAVGAALNGAFFSTGQRCTASSRLVVTEGIHDRFVSALTEQLKSLVVGDALDPKTQMGPVVDEKQLEQNLSYVEIAGQEGGKLAIGGERLTLEKPGFYMAPALFTETSNDMRINREEVFGPVASVIRVKDYEEALSVANDTSFGLSSGICTTSLKYASDFKQKSEAGMVMVNLPTAGVDYNVPFGGTKGSSFGSREQGRYAVEFYTTVKTAYTQP; this is encoded by the coding sequence ATGGCGACAAGCGAAGCACGCACCTATCATTTCAAGAACCACATTGCCGGCGAGTGGATCGAGGGCGACAGCCAGGTTGAAAACATCAACCCGTCCGACACGCGCGATGTCGTTGGCCTTGCGGCGCGTTCTGGCGCAGCCGACCTCGACCGAGCCATCGACGCCGCTCATGATGCAGCACCGGGCTGGGCGCGGTCCACGCCACAGCAGCGCTTCGATGTGCTTGACGCTGTCGGCAATGAGATCATTGCCCGCAAGGACGAGCTTGGCCATCTCCTCTCCCGCGAGGAAGGCAAGACACTGGCCGAAGGCATCGGCGAAGTGGTGCGCGCCGGTCAGGTGTTCAAGTTCTTCGCAGGAGAGGCCGTGCGCCTGCCGGGCGAGCGCCTTGATTCCATCCGCCCCGGCGTCGAGGTGGACATGCGCCGCGAGCCCATGGGCGTTATCGGCATGATCACCCCGTGGAACTTCCCCATTGCCATCCCGGCGTGGAAAATCGCCCCGGCGCTCGCCTATGGCAATGCGGTTGTGCTGAAGCCGGCAGAGCTGGTTCCGGGCTCGGCCTGGGCGCTGGCGGAAATCCTTTCCCGCTCCGGCCTGCCCGAGGGCGTCTTCAACATGGTCGCCGGTCGCGGCTCCGAGCTCGGCCCGCGCATGATCGAAAACCCGAAGGTCCGGGCCATCTCCTTCACCGGCTCCGTGCCAACCGGACGCGGCATTGCTGCAGCCTGTGGCGAGCATCTGAAGAAGGTCCAGCTCGAAATGGGCGGCAAGAACCCGCTCGTGGTTCTGGACGATGCCGACCTCGATGTGGCGGTCGGTGCCGCACTCAACGGCGCATTCTTCTCCACCGGCCAGCGTTGCACGGCTTCAAGCCGGCTTGTTGTGACGGAGGGCATTCACGACCGTTTCGTTTCCGCACTGACTGAACAGCTCAAGTCCCTCGTCGTCGGCGATGCGCTCGACCCCAAGACCCAGATGGGGCCGGTGGTCGATGAAAAACAGCTCGAACAGAACCTCTCCTATGTGGAGATCGCTGGACAGGAAGGCGGAAAGCTCGCCATCGGCGGAGAGCGGCTGACACTGGAGAAACCCGGCTTCTACATGGCGCCAGCACTCTTCACCGAGACCAGCAACGACATGCGCATCAATCGCGAAGAGGTTTTCGGCCCTGTCGCCAGCGTCATCCGCGTCAAGGATTACGAGGAGGCACTCAGTGTCGCCAACGACACAAGCTTTGGTCTTTCCTCGGGCATCTGCACCACTTCGCTCAAATATGCGAGCGACTTCAAGCAGAAGTCGGAGGCCGGCATGGTCATGGTCAACCTGCCGACCGCCGGTGTTGACTACAACGTGCCTTTCGGCGGCACGAAGGGCTCGAGCTTCGGTTCGCGCGAGCAGGGGCGCTATGCCGTCGAGTTCTACACGACGGTGAAGACGGCCTACACGCAGCCCTGA
- a CDS encoding NAD(P)/FAD-dependent oxidoreductase, translating into MGKARAEDRADVAIIGGGIIGIATAFRLAQEGRKVTLIERDAPANAASRGNAGAFAFPAILPLASPGILFKAPKWLFDPLGPLSIPPAEFPKVLPWLLRFFRASMPDRIEASTAAQAALNRLSEAETATLTKEADLDHLVRHDGALELYESEAAWRASLKSWERCEKAGVEIEHVEGARLAELQPGLSPRLVRGVFLPQWKTVSDPRDYALALLEAVRARGVELIKGTVSHMHPDAEGVCITLEDSRRLMAGHAVLAAGPWSSRLTAALGKKLPVTPERGYNTTLPPGSFDLKRQVIFPAHGFVVTPLATGIRVGGASELAGFDAPVNFRRARHMLDKAAGFLPGLKREGGTEWMGSRPSMPDSLPVIGRAPSSPRILHAFGHGHLGLTQSAATARLITDLILDRNPPIDISPFRPDRF; encoded by the coding sequence ATGGGCAAAGCCCGGGCGGAAGATCGAGCCGATGTCGCCATCATAGGTGGCGGCATCATCGGCATCGCCACCGCATTCCGGCTGGCGCAGGAAGGCCGGAAGGTCACGCTCATCGAGCGCGATGCTCCGGCCAATGCCGCAAGCCGGGGCAATGCCGGTGCCTTTGCTTTCCCGGCCATCCTCCCGCTCGCGTCGCCCGGCATTCTCTTCAAGGCGCCCAAATGGCTGTTCGATCCGCTGGGGCCGCTCTCCATTCCGCCGGCGGAGTTCCCAAAGGTTCTGCCCTGGCTTCTGCGCTTCTTCCGCGCCTCCATGCCAGACCGCATCGAGGCCAGCACGGCGGCGCAGGCGGCGCTGAACAGGCTCTCTGAAGCTGAGACCGCGACCCTCACGAAAGAAGCGGACCTCGATCATCTGGTTCGCCATGATGGCGCTCTGGAGCTCTATGAGAGCGAGGCCGCATGGCGCGCCTCGCTGAAGAGCTGGGAGCGTTGCGAAAAGGCCGGCGTCGAGATCGAGCACGTGGAAGGCGCGCGCCTTGCCGAATTGCAGCCGGGCCTCTCGCCGAGGCTGGTGAGGGGCGTGTTCCTGCCGCAGTGGAAAACGGTCAGCGACCCGCGCGACTATGCGCTTGCCCTGCTGGAAGCCGTCCGGGCGCGTGGCGTCGAGCTGATCAAAGGCACGGTCTCGCACATGCATCCGGATGCCGAAGGCGTCTGCATCACGCTTGAGGACAGCCGCAGGCTCATGGCCGGCCATGCGGTTCTCGCCGCCGGGCCGTGGTCGAGCAGGCTCACCGCCGCACTCGGGAAGAAACTGCCTGTCACGCCTGAGCGCGGCTACAACACCACGCTGCCACCCGGCAGTTTCGATCTGAAACGTCAGGTCATCTTCCCCGCGCATGGGTTTGTCGTCACGCCGCTTGCCACCGGCATCCGTGTGGGCGGCGCGTCCGAGCTTGCCGGCTTCGATGCCCCGGTCAATTTCAGGCGCGCCCGGCATATGCTCGACAAGGCTGCCGGCTTCCTGCCGGGGCTGAAACGCGAAGGCGGCACGGAGTGGATGGGTTCGCGCCCCTCAATGCCCGATTCACTTCCCGTCATCGGTCGCGCCCCGTCCAGCCCGCGCATTCTCCATGCCTTCGGCCACGGTCATCTGGGGCTCACCCAGTCGGCGGCCACGGCGCGGCTCATCACTGATCTGATCCTTGATCGAAATCCACCCATCGACATATCGCCCTTCCGGCCCGACCGGTTTTGA